One Excalfactoria chinensis isolate bCotChi1 chromosome 13, bCotChi1.hap2, whole genome shotgun sequence genomic window, CAACAGCAAAGTCCATTACCTCTTCCTCTTTTGCATGCTGATCTGTTTCCATAGGCTCTTCATTCTCATCAGATTTATGAACCTCCACCAAAGAAGCACTTGAAACACTGAAGATACCGTGGATATTTACTCTAACTTTGACTTTCACTTTCGAACTGGATCCATCTGTTTGAGGGGTGACCTTCTGAACCAAGAAGTGAGCTAAACAATTCCAAAAAGAACAGCAATCAATCACTGAATGGGAAGTAAATCCTGACTATTGCTGGCAACAGATCACTGCAATGCACTCACTAAATCCTACTCAAGCCAAGCAGCCTGACTTTAAGTCAATAACGCTAGAATACACACCATTAGGAATCACGTTTGGTACGTCATGAGAGTGGAATTACTTTTTATCAGAGTAAAAGTTTGTACCATTCTGAGTATCCCTTTTACAGGCATACTTCATACTTCATCACCAGCATTTTCTACATTTAGAATATCAGCCCATAAAATTCACAGTATGGATCTACAGGGAAAATGAGTGGATTGACTTTTGAAATCTGTCCCTGCATAATTTGCAGCAAGCTACAGGGTCCAGACTAATGTCATCAGAAAGTAGCCTGGAAAGCTGTACAAGACAAATCACATTTCAAACCACAAAATGGCCTTAAATACCAATAGCAGGATCTGGGTAAGGCAGCTCCTTGGGAGAACTGTAGTATGCCTCGAGAGTGAACGGTTCTTTTCTGTAGAATGTGAGGACCTTAGAAAATGGAGCAGCGTGGTTCTTGGGAAAGACCTCACAgtcactgcaaaagaaaatggcacATATTTAGCACGCAAGATGAACCTTCTGATACTATGAAACATCTCTAGATATCCTTCACATACTAAGGAAaacattgtttaaaaaagaCAATCTATTTATATGAAGAGCAACAGTAGTGTAGGACGTGTTTAACTTGGCCTTTTTTCTGTCAACAATTTCAAATTATTCAAACTAGAGTCGTTAGATGGGTGTTGTTCCAAACATACTACATTCTAATTGTTATCAGTTAGTTTTGAACTGTATGCGATCATACAGGAAAACTGAACTTTCTTACCTTAACCCTTCTTCTGCTGGTGAATTCCATCGCAAAGAAATAGGGTACGGAATCAAGTCTGTGATAGAAAATTCTCTCACTTTGAATGCTGGTGACAAAATAGCACACTGAAAGAGCAAAGGAGTTCTGTTACAAAAATCCAGGCTTCAGACAAATAGTAATTTAATTCAGCAAGTAGCTATTTAAGCTACTTAACATGTAGGATTACTAATACTGATGGAGATCAGAACTGCACAGTAAGTACCAAAAGGGCATGTGTGCTTCTTTTTGGGAAGCTGTCATATTTGTTCACtctgaaaatggaaacataCAAGTTTTACCTTAGAACGAATCACATGTAGTTTGTTATGCTCAGGCTACTCAGTCATTTTTAGTGCCAGTGAAAGAAATTCAGACATTACAGTTTTAGTGTGACATTACCACTTGTTTCCTtaaaggatttttgttttgtttcaaagtaCACCATAACCCAATCCTTTAAACAGATTCCATTCCAACAGCTGGCTTACACCACTGTTGAACAGATGAGCATCTATTAAGCatgtaaagaggaaaataaggtGATCAGAGCAAGACTAAGGTGCAAAAGGTAGCACTGGTAACTACAGAGTATTTACTACTGCTTAAGCGCATTGGGCAATTCCAGTCCAAGCTCAGGACAGATTTTGTGTTTATCAGCAGTGCTGTAAAGCGGCTTTTGCTTAACTTAGGCTCCCCTGAAGGAGCCTAGAGAAGTGAAAGTCATCATACGACAATTATCATACTACCAGCTTCCAGCtagagcagaagcaaagcatgTTTCACTTCAGTCTGTACTGGCCCACTGACCTGGCTCAGACAGCACAAAGAAACACTTAAAGCCACCGTTCTCATTCTTCCAGCCACCTTCCTGATGCTTCTTTTATTCCATTTCCATACACATGAGCATTTTTCATGCTACCTATCAATTTCAGCTCAAGTActtgtgaatatttttattgctatcATAGCTAAAAAACATGCACTATTTACCTGCAGTGCACAACCTCGTGCAACAGCCTCATCTGCATTCAGAGTTGTACTGACTTCTTTGCCAAAAAATTTACTGATCTTCTCTTTAACAGCAGGGATTCTGGTTGTGCCACCAACTATTTCTACTGCATAAATATCCTCCTTCTTTAACTCTGGAAAGGAGTCAGGCATTAGTTTTTATTGATTCAACTGCTGTATTTGAAGTCAATACACTAACATTGCAAACTGAGTTATGCTAAACCAACTATTAATTTAAGCAGTAAGACTTTAGATCTCGCTTGTAAGGAAGGACTTCAGAAAGCTTAAAACTGTTCAGCCAAAGCATGTTAATTGCACTGATCAATCTGCCCGAGTTCTGTCAGCAGCCAAAGATGTCTGTACTAGGAACAGCATCTTTCTGCACAGAGAACACAGAACGCACACACACTTACTGGCTTGTTCCAGCACACTACGAAGGGGGGCTTCTACTCTTGCAAGAAGTCCATCACACATCTCTAAAAATTTACTTCTGTTGAAAGACACCATAAATAAGATGTTACCATAAGCAAGCTACAACTGCAAATACAACAGGTTACCCAAACAAAGAATTCCATTTTCAAGTGCTGCATGCAGTACATGCTTCTCCTCAGTCTCTGTTCTGCACTTGAGTACATTACAGTCAAGTCTGGGATAGTGATCTAGGGATGCCTGTGAACTTCACAGCCCTTCCTCCTATCTCAAGACCACTGACCAGTCTCTGACAACCTCTTTGAGCAGCACCCCAGCATACACTCCCTCCAGTCCTAGCACTTCATAAGCTGTTTCCTTcccaaaagcagcaaagctgagTACACTACACAGCATACCCTCATAAAAGCACATACATTACCTGTTCATCGTTCCAGAAACATCTATGTCATTCATGAAACATTCAATGTTCATTGGGAGATCAGAGGCATTGGCACTCATCagttttttcagcttttcacatTCCTGATACAGCCTCAGCAACGCACGAATCTTCGACTTGATGTCTAGTTTATATTTCTTCCCAAATTCTTCACAGAAGTATTCAACTAACACTTCATCGAATTTCCTGCCCCCAAGTGTTGTGTCAAACGCTGTAGCAAGAACCTTCACAAAATAAAGAACTCATCAGTAACAGTACAATTAAGTTATTACTTCAGCAAAATCAGTTCATAGTTAATGCCAAAACATCTCCATCTAAAGCACCTCACTAACATCTGACACTTAATTGCTGACAGCAGTTACAGAAGTAGTTGCACACATCCTAGAAGATGtgaatgtgtttttgttttgggttttttgttttttaagcctACAAAATCTACACCATGGTTTATGTACTGACTTCTATAGCTGGTATTAAACATTTGTTCTAAATGCTACTGGAGAAAAGACAACTTCTAGAAGCACCACAAGTATTTCATCTCTAAGTGATATTCTCTCAAAAAGCTGTACAGCATACATGAGCtccaagaaaaaatatatatccacTACACTACATGCCTAGTACAGAAGCAGCCTAGCCCTTCTTGTAATAAAGTAGCAACTTCTCTAGTTAAGATGATTTGGTAATGCTTCAGTACACAATCAGTTCAGTACCCTGTACCATAAGCAGATTGTAAGTCTCCAAACCCTGCTTCACCACTGTCACACTTTGAATACATCCCCACTTATTATTTCATGCCTAAGGGTGGAACATGCTTATACCAggctaaaaacaaagcaagaaaataagtGCAACTCTTGAAAAAACAGAACTCATTTTTGATGAGGAAATTACCTAAAGAAAACCCAGAGCCCATCCACCTTTGCTAATCCTACTCTTCGAACACTGAGTTTGATACCTTTCCTGATTAGGGTCAGTTGCTGCACTGTTTTTAATTGCCTTGCAATCCATCACTGTTCACACTCAAGTGTGCCTTCAGTACTTCTATAATTTCAAAGAACTTAAACTAGGTTACATTTCTTCATAAGAGGAAACAGaactacaagaaaaataatacttttctaAGTTGCACCTTCTCATTTTACATCTCCATGcttcacatttctgtgtttcttcaggCCAGGAAAAACTACTGGAGCTACAGACATACAGATTGTAAAAGCCTAATTAAGAAATATCAGCATTTGCTGCAAGACAGTAACGCTTCAGCAACTTGCACTGAGAAGCACACTGACTTGCTTGCTTCATTTGCAGCTTCAAGTTGTTAATAGCAATTACTCTTTTATGTGAGCACCGCAGTGACTTAATGTTTGAACTTGCATCCTTCTAGGAATGTGTTTTAATACCACACCTCATGACTGGGTTGCATTTTTGAAAGCAGCATCTGCTCAAATCAGTTACTGAACAAATATAATCAAGCCTTCCCCTTTGCTAAAGGTCACCAATTAACACAGGTTTGCATCCTTTTTGTATCATCCAAAAAGCTCTATATCCTTTTCCTACTTTAAACTCCAAATTTTGAACTTCTAATGCAACTTCAGAAGTATAAAAAGGTGCTTGTGTAAAGATAGGCAGGCTCGACTGTCACAGTTCTTGCATGTGAATACTGAAATTGGTACTTAGAACAGACACATAATAGATTGCTTACTTTCAGTTTCCCTTTATTGAATGCACAAATAGAAACTTGATATGCAGAATGCCCCATATCCACAAAAACAACATTCCGTGGCTTCTCTTCTAGGGCAGGCAGGTCTTGCTTATAGATCCCATATGCAAGGGCAACTATACAGAAGTGAGAATCAGCAGAATTAGGATTTAAGAAACTGAATGCTCTTTCTCAAGCATTAACTGGTATAACAATAAACAACATTAgcatttcatcttatttttcaaGCTGCAGAAGTTTCTTGTTAAATTAAATACCAATGCTAAAGCAACATGGAACAACAGCAAACAGTTATTAGCCCCTCCCAGAAGAGATCACGTGCACTAAGCAGGTATCCCAAGAACATTCTTATGCCACTGACATAATGAAAAATGGGCATAGGAAACTTAACTGTCAGCTGTAATTGCAGAAGTTATGGATCACTGACAAATTACAAGTCTTTTTatctaataaaacaaaaacatcaagtGATTCAAGAAGAAAGTAAGGCATTACCTGCAGTTGATTCATTTATTAGCCTCAGGCAGTTGAGACCAGCAATTTGTGTGGCATCCATCACAGATCTCCTCTCTGCATCTGTGTAGAAACATGGAACCTGCAAGAAGATCAGATGGCCACCATTTGAAAGAGTCACCCACAGCAAGCCATTACACAGAAGTGTAGAGAGACACTACAGAACACAACTGCTCCCTTCACGGGGAACCTTCCAGTCATTTCAGAtgcaacagagagaaaatacaaaatgttatgtgaaaacaaaacactgaacgCCTGTGCCCTCTCAAACTGCTTATTTTACTAGCGGAGAAACAGTAAGAGATAGCAACTATTTATTCTACTGGACAAAGAACCTGAAGATACTTTGTCATCAGTGAAGTAAGTCTGAATTCAGGATGTAAGACTGAGTCTTAAGTAGAGAATACAGACCTGACTATTTGGGTGCGACAGGCAATGCAATGCTATTACCAACCGCCATTTTAGTTCATGATATTTTGTCCAAGAGAAACTTCTCACATACTTACAGAAACAACACAGTCAACTACAGGCTTCTTAAGCGCATTCTCAGCAGTCTCTTTTAATTTGGTAAGAAGCATTCCAGTCATCTGTTCAATAGTAaagtttctctcttcttccataTACAtaaccttaaaaaaagaaagtacacTACAGCAAGAACCATGTACTGCAAGCACAGAACACATGCAAGAAGCTGCCTTACTGAAAGTaagctccaaaagtaacacagctctgtgccacctTCTCCGATAGCCTAACTTATAGGCAGCAAATTGCAAGTGCTACATATGAATACTAGAATATGCATTTGAGAActcacacacagagctgctctggacAGTTTTGTACATCTTGGTTGCTACATAATGCCCGATACACCTTCCTCCCACTGCTTTGGAGAATTAAATCAGTTACTGCTAAAATCTGTTAGGCACCTTTTAAaaagatcatttatttttaccatttcACTGACATGCCATGCTCACATCCTACACTCGTAGAATGAGCAACAGTTAAAGAAGCACACCAGTCAAAGAGCTGCCTTCCAAAAGtcaccatggaaaaaaaaagcagcactggtAAAATAGTTTGCATGGGACTGTTTGCAAGGAAGAATAAGGTGGAACTGCAAAACCAGTTTCATGGAACACCTGGAAAGACCATCAGCACTATTAACCTTTTATTTAGCATTCACTAGTCACAAGAGAACAGAAACCTCAGCAAGCAGATTCAAAATAAAGAGATAAAAGGAAACCatcattgcttttctcctctggCACCTTTACAAACACTCCAGACTTACCTTGATGCCAGTTGAACCTGTTGGCAGCTGGACAAGTTCATAGGCAAGGCTTGTTTTTTCAGCTTGAACAAACGGATCTGAGAATGCACGACCATGAAATCTTTTAAAACTTTGTACTGTATtctttgcatttgaaataacctagaggaaaagaaacctTTAATACAATTTGTCAGGGGAACAActgaattttaaacagaaaaaccaTACAGAGCCTTATTCCTGGACTTCTCTTGCTTACAATTAGTCATTCACATCTTAAACAGTACAAGGGCAGATGCTAGAATGCAATTCCTCTCTGATCTCTCAGGCAACCTACAGGAGTTGGAGATTCAATATAAAATGTATGCCTGAAACCTGAGCCATGTAGTTAGCATTAAATTCCCATACCATACGCTTAGGATACCAGTATCCTCTTCCATTTACCTGCTTCCTACCACCCTCCTGTTATACAGCCAGTAAGTTAACAAGTACAACACAAGTGCAGTGAGGTATACTTCACATCAGGCCCCTCACATGCAAGTGACATTCAACATATGGATATTCTCACAAAACAGCTCAAAAACCTTGTTGTGAAGCTTTAAAAAGTCAGCACAGCCCCCAGAGCAATACTGCCAATTTGACAGTATCTGACAAAAGGCAGACTGTCACTAAAAGATAGTGAAATGAAATGTCATTATAGCCTGTTTCTACCTAGTACaacacaatggaaagcacagcaatgacagcaaagcagcaagtacctgggctgcagcaagtgaggatttgctcaaatgcaacagccatgggtaaagaaacaaagaagctacttacctttggaaggcctcaggtatgcagggatctccagcGAGATccccttgcctccactgccaacacttaaatgaggtcttggaagggatggatcctggctccaaCCCTTCCATCACTCAGGTACACTACATGTacctgagctcctctgggttggccctgccttcccaccaagtgctccatcactgcttcaggccctgaCTTAACATTTCCACTACAACAAGTAATCCTGTTTAATCCTTTCACTTATATTAGAGCATGACacaccatggaaaaaaaacccacagtagccaaacaagcaaacaagcactGCACCAATCTGTTTTCCTAGTAAAATTTCCTAATAACCTGGTTTTGGTCTCCTGTAAGTTCAGTTTCTGCAGGACCTACCCTACCTCCACTGGATCAGTTATCAATGGATCTCTTTAAGTTTAGCAGACACTCAATTCCAGAAAACCATCTGCATTTAGTTCTAGTACAGTTCTTCTGTCTTGAATAACAGCTGTGTCCAGTCACTTTTGTATCCTACATACTGAATCATCACACATCTCTAGGTATTTTACGCTAAGAAAAACCAACTGTAGAACTTCAAGAAGAATCCTGTTTTACTGGTGTATCACAGCAGCACAAGAGATAACATAGCAGGACTCGGGTGTCATGGAGCAGGATAAAAATCAACTAAACCTCTTCCTGATCCTTTCAGCATATTTGCCTACCTACACCAAACACAGAAGTATGTGCAAGAAAGCCTAAAGACATTTAGGTTGTAATTCAATCATGAAAAGAAGCTACACATATTTATACTCAAGTTTTCCCCTTTCTACCAAAGGGACGCACTTAATAGAATTGTATGGAATA contains:
- the HSPA4 gene encoding heat shock 70 kDa protein 4, with the protein product MSVVGIDLGFQSCYVAVARAGGIETIANEYSDRSTPSCIAFGPKNRSIGAAAKSQVISNAKNTVQSFKRFHGRAFSDPFVQAEKTSLAYELVQLPTGSTGIKVMYMEEERNFTIEQMTGMLLTKLKETAENALKKPVVDCVVSVPCFYTDAERRSVMDATQIAGLNCLRLINESTAVALAYGIYKQDLPALEEKPRNVVFVDMGHSAYQVSICAFNKGKLKVLATAFDTTLGGRKFDEVLVEYFCEEFGKKYKLDIKSKIRALLRLYQECEKLKKLMSANASDLPMNIECFMNDIDVSGTMNRSKFLEMCDGLLARVEAPLRSVLEQAKLKKEDIYAVEIVGGTTRIPAVKEKISKFFGKEVSTTLNADEAVARGCALQCAILSPAFKVREFSITDLIPYPISLRWNSPAEEGLSDCEVFPKNHAAPFSKVLTFYRKEPFTLEAYYSSPKELPYPDPAIAHFLVQKVTPQTDGSSSKVKVKVRVNIHGIFSVSSASLVEVHKSDENEEPMETDQHAKEEEKMQVDQEEQQKTEEQQQVQAENKAESEEMETSQGDSKDKKVDQPPQAKKAKVKTTTVDLPIENQLVWQIGKDMLNLFIENEGKMIMQDKLEKERNDAKNAVEEYVYDMRDKLCSIYEKFVSEDDRNSFTLKLEDTENWLYEDGEDQPKQIYIDKLTELKALGQPIQARFQESEERPKAFEELGKQIQQYMKTVHAFKAKDEQYDHLDEADVAKVEKSANEAMEWMNNKLNLQNKRSLTLDPVIKAKDIQAKTKELTSVCNPIVTKPKPKVELPKEEQKPTEPNGPVEGQGDGSSGAQSADPNAAPAPTAAEKKLPEMDID